One Leucobacter muris DNA segment encodes these proteins:
- the ccsB gene encoding c-type cytochrome biogenesis protein CcsB, translating into MIVYSIAFVFYAVDLANRSGDASQQAVRGDARQAAAGAGGVATLTRTASAARTATKQPRSRSLRIGFSLTVLAFLLHLGATVLRGIAAERVPWANMYEFALTATCAIVLVFLLVQFFVDLRFLGTLITGMTVLFLGITKINYYVEIVPLQPALDSYWLVIHILVAVLAVAFLTLSFGLSILQLLQTRRDSRVAAGEPGGFAFMGSLPGAVRLEDLAYRLAIIGFVFWTFTLIAGAIWAERAWSRYWGWDTKEVWTFVIWVLYAGFIHARATRGWRGTRSAWLNVIAYAAVIFNFTIVNVFFKGLHAYSGL; encoded by the coding sequence ATGATCGTGTACTCGATCGCGTTCGTCTTCTACGCGGTCGACCTCGCCAACCGCAGCGGCGACGCCTCGCAGCAGGCGGTGCGCGGCGATGCGCGGCAGGCGGCAGCGGGGGCCGGCGGCGTCGCGACGCTCACCCGCACCGCGTCCGCCGCCCGCACCGCGACGAAGCAGCCCCGCTCCCGCTCGCTGCGCATCGGCTTCTCGCTCACCGTGCTCGCCTTCCTGCTGCACCTCGGCGCCACCGTGCTGCGCGGCATCGCCGCCGAGCGCGTGCCGTGGGCCAACATGTACGAGTTCGCGCTGACGGCGACGTGCGCGATCGTGCTCGTCTTCCTGCTGGTGCAGTTCTTCGTCGACCTGCGCTTCCTCGGCACGCTCATCACGGGCATGACGGTGCTGTTCCTCGGCATCACCAAGATCAACTACTACGTCGAGATCGTGCCCCTGCAGCCCGCGCTCGACTCGTACTGGCTGGTGATCCACATCCTCGTCGCCGTGCTGGCCGTCGCGTTCCTCACGCTGTCGTTCGGGCTCTCGATCCTGCAGCTGCTGCAAACCCGTCGCGACAGCCGCGTCGCCGCGGGGGAGCCCGGCGGATTCGCCTTCATGGGCAGCCTGCCCGGGGCGGTGCGGCTCGAGGATCTGGCCTACCGCCTCGCGATCATCGGCTTCGTGTTCTGGACCTTCACGCTCATCGCGGGTGCGATCTGGGCCGAGCGCGCCTGGAGCCGCTACTGGGGCTGGGACACGAAGGAGGTCTGGACGTTCGTGATCTGGGTGCTCTACGCCGGCTTCATCCACGCGCGTGCGACGCGCGGCTGGCGCGGCACCCGCTCGGCGTGGCTGAACGTCATCGCCTACGCCGCGGTGATCTTCAACTTCACGATCGTGAACGTCTTCTTCAAGGGCCTGCACGCCTACTCGGGGTTGTGA
- a CDS encoding glycerophosphodiester phosphodiesterase family protein: MQIETPSKPGIWRESATLFALGWGLVRSGGTRLLGLILVSQLVILGIALPVIGWLFREALRASGMTGLDLGALAPGRGLPLTIGLIAVIIALAFWLISLQFTALVVLLQWPGIGWRGFAAELGRVARKLLRPSSLPLLCYLFLLLPLTGFGFTSTFTRGIAIPSFVSGELLKSASSAVALGAFLLVLAVLNVRLSLTVPVFVLTDGGRASRCSWRLTRGVRSWLPLVLAVAAVMLLAGLAALALTVAAVVPTALTDELAPGASPFVAAYSLGAAQVIGFLLSGLATAFVASILIMSVRRRADRLAPGVTLVDRTRPAPSPEGRPARRSRRPALLAGAIALVTALGLGTVAVDTMQRLSDAPETLVLAHRGFSDGGVENTLGGLDAAHAAGADLVEMDVMQTADGEFVAMHDATLGRLAGRPDAVKDLTLAELTAITVHDQHGHEDLIPSFADYVTRAQQLGMPLLIEIKLGGADTPDHVERLVAELEALDALESNIYHSLDAPSVARLKQLRPDLTVGYTMAFAAVAAPDTPADFIVPEEWSATEQLQRSAAESGLGFMVWTLNDEAGMREQLRRSADGIITDHPDRVLALRAEMQQETGLADVLVDAVTRFVKVV; this comes from the coding sequence ATGCAAATCGAGACACCGTCCAAACCCGGCATCTGGCGCGAGAGCGCGACGCTGTTCGCCCTGGGGTGGGGTCTCGTGCGCTCGGGCGGGACGCGGCTGCTCGGGCTGATCCTCGTCTCCCAGCTCGTCATCCTGGGAATCGCGCTGCCCGTGATCGGGTGGCTGTTCCGCGAGGCACTGCGCGCGAGCGGCATGACGGGCCTCGATCTGGGCGCCCTCGCGCCCGGCCGGGGGCTCCCGCTCACGATCGGGCTGATCGCGGTGATCATCGCCCTCGCGTTCTGGCTGATCTCGCTGCAGTTCACCGCTCTCGTGGTGCTGCTGCAGTGGCCCGGCATCGGCTGGCGGGGCTTCGCGGCCGAACTCGGCCGGGTCGCGCGCAAGCTGCTGCGACCGAGCTCCCTCCCGCTGCTCTGCTACCTGTTCCTGCTGCTGCCCCTCACAGGCTTCGGCTTCACCTCGACCTTCACCCGGGGCATCGCGATCCCCTCGTTCGTCTCGGGCGAGCTGCTCAAGAGCGCGTCGAGCGCGGTCGCGCTCGGAGCCTTCCTGCTGGTGCTCGCGGTGCTCAACGTGCGCCTCTCGCTCACCGTGCCCGTCTTCGTGCTGACCGACGGCGGGCGGGCGTCGCGGTGCAGTTGGCGCCTCACCCGCGGCGTTCGGAGCTGGCTGCCGCTCGTGCTGGCGGTCGCCGCCGTGATGCTGCTCGCCGGGCTCGCGGCGCTCGCGCTGACCGTGGCCGCCGTCGTGCCGACCGCGCTGACCGACGAGCTCGCACCCGGCGCCTCACCGTTCGTCGCGGCCTACTCGCTCGGGGCGGCGCAGGTGATCGGCTTCCTGCTCAGCGGCCTGGCGACGGCGTTCGTCGCGTCGATCCTGATCATGAGCGTGCGGCGGCGAGCCGATCGGCTCGCGCCGGGCGTAACGCTCGTGGATCGGACGCGGCCCGCCCCCTCCCCCGAGGGCCGGCCCGCGCGTCGATCGCGGCGCCCGGCGCTGCTCGCCGGCGCGATCGCCCTCGTCACCGCGCTCGGTCTCGGCACGGTGGCCGTCGACACCATGCAGCGGCTCTCCGACGCCCCCGAGACCCTCGTGCTCGCGCACCGCGGCTTCTCGGACGGCGGCGTGGAGAACACCCTCGGCGGGCTCGATGCCGCGCACGCCGCGGGCGCCGACCTCGTCGAGATGGACGTCATGCAGACGGCCGACGGCGAGTTCGTCGCGATGCACGACGCGACCCTCGGCCGTCTCGCCGGGCGGCCCGACGCCGTGAAGGATCTCACCCTCGCCGAGCTGACCGCGATCACCGTGCACGATCAGCACGGGCACGAGGATCTCATTCCGAGCTTCGCCGACTACGTGACGCGTGCGCAGCAGCTCGGCATGCCGCTGCTCATCGAGATCAAGCTCGGCGGCGCCGACACCCCCGACCACGTCGAACGGCTGGTGGCCGAGCTCGAGGCGCTCGACGCGCTCGAGAGCAACATCTACCACTCGCTCGACGCCCCGAGCGTGGCCCGCCTGAAGCAGCTGCGCCCCGACCTCACGGTCGGCTACACGATGGCGTTCGCCGCTGTCGCGGCGCCCGACACCCCGGCCGACTTCATCGTGCCCGAGGAGTGGAGCGCGACCGAGCAGCTGCAGCGGTCGGCTGCCGAGTCGGGCCTCGGCT
- the hemQ gene encoding hydrogen peroxide-dependent heme synthase encodes MNSSPLHAVPDRSTAIDVDFENSAEDPAFTLFAVFRVSSSHPVTIDGRDVPDAVQELEGVVEVIEEEGVALRGWYDVSGMRSDADLMVWLHGTAAEDLQWALRELRRSTLLSPLIRTWSAVGVHRDAEFNRGHLPGFVRGVPAQQWLAVYPFVRSPEWYLLPPEDRRTMLAEHGRAGAQHAGVVSNTVSAFALGDYEWLLPMEADDLTELVDMMRDLRGVDARNYVHLETPFYTGRRIETVEIVEVLQ; translated from the coding sequence ATGAACTCCTCGCCGCTCCACGCCGTCCCCGACCGCAGCACCGCCATCGACGTCGACTTCGAGAACAGCGCCGAAGACCCCGCCTTCACCCTCTTCGCGGTGTTCCGCGTCAGCTCGTCGCACCCCGTCACGATCGACGGCCGCGACGTGCCGGACGCGGTGCAGGAGCTCGAGGGCGTGGTCGAGGTCATCGAGGAGGAGGGCGTCGCCCTGCGCGGCTGGTACGACGTCAGCGGCATGCGGTCCGACGCCGACCTCATGGTCTGGCTGCACGGCACTGCGGCCGAGGATCTGCAGTGGGCCCTGCGCGAGCTGCGCCGCTCGACGCTGCTCAGCCCGCTCATCCGCACGTGGAGCGCCGTCGGCGTGCACCGCGACGCCGAGTTCAACCGCGGCCATCTGCCGGGCTTCGTGCGCGGCGTGCCGGCTCAGCAGTGGCTCGCCGTCTACCCGTTCGTGCGGTCGCCTGAATGGTACCTGCTGCCTCCCGAGGATCGGCGCACAATGCTCGCCGAGCACGGCCGCGCGGGCGCGCAGCACGCGGGCGTCGTGTCGAACACGGTGTCGGCCTTCGCACTCGGCGACTACGAGTGGCTGCTGCCGATGGAGGCCGACGACCTCACCGAGCTGGTGGACATGATGCGGGATCTGCGCGGCGTGGACGCCCGCAACTACGTGCACCTCGAGACCCCGTTCTACACGGGTCGGCGCATCGAGACCGTCGAGATCGTCGAGGTGCTGCAGTAG
- a CDS encoding oxygenase MpaB family protein has protein sequence MSITGTGIDTAESTADGPRPGGCPVAHAGGTSAASTSGAAAGATASTPPADDGYFGPGSVSWRLFSDPSSKLGGVAALLLQSLNPMMMRVFDGTSGYASDAEGRAERTGRYIDTTVFGDRAHADAAGEAVQRLHAASVWTDPRTGEELRADTQEWLAWTHNAIVYGVLRASDAFGPTLTVAEQDRFVVEQHEAARIVGITDASLLPGSRFELDRYIDDNRGWMALTLPAAELSRELRAPALRGNPVKVWAAVNIQDGILSLLPDWARLLFGVEGRPMSLRAAARVTRRLTAAARAGRSSEDLISEVAERVQTHPYRKVRRR, from the coding sequence ATGAGCATCACCGGCACCGGCATCGACACCGCCGAATCGACGGCCGACGGCCCACGACCCGGCGGCTGCCCCGTCGCGCACGCGGGCGGCACGAGCGCGGCGAGCACCTCCGGAGCCGCTGCGGGAGCCACCGCGAGCACTCCCCCCGCCGACGACGGCTACTTCGGCCCGGGCAGCGTCAGCTGGCGGCTCTTCTCCGACCCCAGTTCGAAGCTCGGCGGCGTCGCCGCGCTGCTGCTCCAGTCGCTCAACCCGATGATGATGCGCGTGTTCGACGGGACGAGCGGGTACGCCTCGGACGCGGAGGGCCGCGCCGAGCGCACCGGCAGGTACATCGACACGACCGTCTTCGGCGATCGGGCCCACGCCGACGCGGCGGGCGAAGCGGTGCAGCGGCTGCACGCGGCGAGCGTCTGGACCGACCCGCGCACCGGCGAGGAGCTGCGCGCAGACACCCAGGAGTGGCTCGCCTGGACCCACAACGCGATCGTCTACGGCGTGCTGCGCGCCTCCGACGCCTTCGGTCCGACGCTCACCGTGGCCGAGCAGGATCGATTCGTGGTCGAGCAGCACGAGGCGGCTCGCATCGTCGGCATCACCGACGCATCGCTGCTGCCGGGCAGCCGTTTCGAGCTCGACCGCTACATCGACGACAACCGCGGGTGGATGGCGCTCACGCTGCCCGCCGCCGAGCTCTCCCGAGAGCTGCGCGCACCCGCGCTCCGCGGAAACCCGGTCAAGGTGTGGGCCGCGGTCAACATCCAGGACGGCATCCTCTCCCTGCTGCCCGACTGGGCGCGGCTGCTGTTCGGCGTCGAGGGACGCCCCATGAGCCTGCGCGCCGCCGCGCGCGTGACGCGGCGGCTCACCGCCGCAGCCCGCGCGGGGCGCTCGAGCGAGGACCTGATCTCCGAGGTGGCCGAGCGCGTGCAGACCCACCCCTATCGCAAGGTGCGCCGGCGCTGA
- a CDS encoding VanZ family protein, whose translation MSGDGADAPPLAVSGAAPPATRSAVAPRRPAVTARVWAGILGLLAGATLVTAVTLNPAPVDRGHRALVREALALLHGLGVPERFGYAELEFTANIVMFVPLGFFAALLLPLGRAWLAALLGAGFSAAVEIAQFALLPERFASVLDVVANTTGAGVGVGLAVLLRVCVAARDRRLLREAGIPEAAPPPPSAPSHSN comes from the coding sequence GTGTCGGGCGACGGCGCCGACGCACCGCCCCTGGCGGTGAGCGGCGCCGCCCCGCCCGCGACTCGATCCGCGGTCGCCCCGCGCCGGCCGGCGGTCACCGCCCGAGTGTGGGCCGGGATCCTCGGCCTGCTCGCCGGAGCGACGCTCGTGACGGCGGTCACACTGAACCCGGCTCCCGTCGATCGCGGCCACCGGGCGCTGGTGCGGGAGGCGCTCGCTCTGCTGCACGGCCTCGGCGTGCCCGAGAGGTTCGGCTACGCGGAGCTCGAGTTCACCGCGAACATCGTGATGTTCGTGCCGCTCGGATTCTTCGCGGCGCTGCTGCTGCCGCTCGGCCGCGCCTGGCTCGCCGCGCTGCTCGGCGCGGGGTTCTCGGCGGCGGTCGAGATCGCGCAGTTCGCACTGCTGCCCGAGCGGTTCGCCAGCGTGCTCGACGTGGTCGCGAACACGACCGGCGCCGGCGTCGGCGTGGGCCTCGCGGTGCTGCTGCGCGTCTGCGTCGCCGCCCGCGACAGGCGTCTGCTGCGCGAAGCGGGGATCCCCGAGGCCGCCCCGCCCCCGCCCAGCGCCCCCTCGCACTCGAACTGA
- a CDS encoding acyltransferase family protein, translating to MGAFAVQQQTAVRPGAKAGYMHEIDGVRGIALTLVMLFHVFGNGRVSGGVDVFLVLSAYFLTRKLLGYFDRPEPGGGRKRPAAWLRKHFIGVSTRLIPSSVIVLSAVLIGTWLWVPATRYLQTFREVFASALYYENWELISSQLSYGAAGPDSSPVQHFWSLAVQGQFFLVWPFLALALYAAFGRRRGAGAGDARAAGAGGFSFRAVFLATTVVLTVVSFVWALILVDADQTVAYFNTFSRFWELGAGALIAFIPAAFCARSWVREGGIWVGLGMILVCGFIFDGAREFPGVPALWPVGASLLVLFGATRGAPDGWAARALSVGPVKFLARITYQLYLWHWPVLVFTMRARDETSVGWDVAIFVAAVSFVLSILTERLVSSVSRRSLQEWSWPRAAAVPLVPLMLLSTVTVGWAQAVNQQRKADLAAAAQLSPEQVGAGALAGPHPAVRVDPEARFLPTPTSAFIDLAPIYHEGCIQSHRDEPGAGEVLVCDVDDFGAERTVVLTGGSFSVQWYPALRSIAEQHHWRLIVIEKDGCRLTTEQTGDTCSDWNGDVIRTIASYDPDLVFTLGSVVSFEADTPEEIPTGMVEQVEKLGELGIEVVGIRGTPKFPFDVPECLVEHGGDPEACSLPRSQKLASDFFETLAADLPANLSILDLSDALCGPAVCEPIVGNVLVYRDDGHMTSTYARTTEPALLEALREAEPQLFSTQPATS from the coding sequence GTGGGAGCATTCGCAGTACAGCAGCAGACGGCCGTGCGCCCCGGCGCCAAGGCCGGGTACATGCACGAGATCGACGGTGTGCGCGGCATCGCGCTCACGCTCGTCATGCTGTTCCACGTCTTCGGCAACGGCCGGGTCTCGGGCGGGGTCGACGTCTTCCTCGTGCTGTCGGCCTACTTCCTCACGCGCAAGCTGCTCGGCTACTTCGACCGGCCCGAGCCGGGCGGCGGGCGCAAGCGACCTGCGGCCTGGCTGCGCAAGCACTTCATCGGCGTCTCGACGCGGCTGATCCCGAGCTCGGTCATCGTGCTCTCCGCGGTGCTGATCGGCACCTGGCTGTGGGTTCCGGCGACCCGGTACCTGCAGACCTTCCGCGAGGTGTTCGCCTCGGCGCTGTATTACGAGAACTGGGAGCTCATCTCGTCGCAGCTCTCGTACGGCGCCGCGGGGCCCGATTCGAGCCCCGTGCAGCATTTCTGGTCGCTGGCCGTGCAGGGGCAGTTCTTCCTGGTCTGGCCGTTCCTGGCGCTCGCGCTCTACGCGGCCTTCGGGCGCCGCAGGGGCGCCGGCGCCGGCGATGCCCGTGCCGCGGGTGCGGGCGGCTTCTCGTTCCGAGCGGTGTTCCTCGCGACGACCGTCGTGCTGACGGTCGTGTCGTTCGTCTGGGCGCTCATCCTGGTCGATGCCGATCAGACCGTCGCCTACTTCAACACGTTCAGCCGGTTCTGGGAGCTGGGTGCGGGGGCGCTGATCGCGTTCATCCCCGCTGCCTTCTGCGCTCGGTCGTGGGTGCGGGAGGGCGGCATCTGGGTCGGGCTCGGCATGATCCTCGTGTGCGGCTTCATCTTCGACGGCGCGCGCGAGTTCCCGGGGGTGCCGGCCCTCTGGCCGGTGGGGGCGTCGCTGCTCGTGCTCTTCGGCGCGACTCGCGGCGCCCCCGACGGGTGGGCCGCGCGGGCGCTCAGCGTGGGCCCCGTCAAGTTCCTCGCCAGGATCACCTACCAGCTGTACCTCTGGCACTGGCCCGTGCTGGTCTTCACCATGCGCGCGCGGGACGAGACGTCGGTGGGCTGGGACGTCGCGATCTTCGTGGCGGCCGTGTCGTTCGTGCTCTCGATCCTCACCGAGCGGCTCGTCTCGTCGGTCTCGCGACGATCGCTGCAGGAGTGGTCGTGGCCGCGGGCCGCCGCCGTGCCCCTGGTGCCCCTCATGCTGCTCTCGACGGTGACCGTGGGGTGGGCGCAGGCCGTGAACCAGCAGCGCAAGGCGGATCTCGCGGCGGCCGCTCAGCTCTCGCCCGAGCAGGTCGGGGCGGGCGCGCTCGCCGGCCCGCACCCGGCGGTGCGGGTCGATCCCGAGGCGCGCTTCCTGCCCACGCCCACATCGGCCTTCATCGATCTCGCCCCGATCTACCACGAGGGCTGCATCCAGTCGCACCGCGACGAGCCCGGGGCGGGCGAGGTGCTGGTCTGCGACGTCGACGACTTCGGCGCCGAGCGCACGGTGGTGCTCACCGGCGGGTCGTTCTCGGTGCAGTGGTATCCCGCGCTGCGCAGCATCGCCGAGCAGCACCACTGGCGCCTGATCGTCATCGAGAAGGACGGCTGCCGGCTCACCACCGAGCAGACCGGGGACACCTGCAGCGACTGGAACGGCGACGTCATCCGCACGATCGCGTCGTATGATCCCGACCTCGTCTTCACTCTCGGCAGCGTCGTCTCCTTCGAGGCGGACACCCCGGAGGAGATTCCGACGGGCATGGTCGAGCAGGTCGAGAAGCTCGGCGAGCTCGGCATCGAGGTGGTGGGGATCCGGGGCACCCCGAAGTTCCCCTTCGACGTGCCCGAGTGCCTCGTCGAGCACGGGGGCGATCCCGAGGCCTGCTCCCTGCCCCGGTCGCAGAAGCTCGCCTCCGACTTCTTCGAGACGCTGGCGGCCGATCTGCCGGCGAACCTCAGCATCCTCGACCTCTCCGACGCGCTGTGCGGGCCGGCCGTCTGCGAGCCGATCGTCGGCAACGTGCTCGTCTACCGCGATGACGGGCACATGACGAGCACCTACGCCCGCACCACCGAGCCGGCGCTGCTCGAGGCGCTGCGCGAGGCGGAGCCGCAGCTCTTCTCGACACAGCCCGCGACGAGCTGA
- a CDS encoding glycosyltransferase family protein, which translates to MAQHADSGEGAASAEQAGSAAAREAASHRPAHAAGSARPPAALVILSSVKWNFAWQRHHSLARAAAASGTAVVFVEPQLRDARQVVARLRRGSGAAPPTQQVPEGVRILRWSPVDLLPGATLRRIRRLLGSAAADETMVLQYVPSRRGLALARRLGRGRHVYDRVLDWSRVPANWFPPRGWRRVENALEREARLVTDSAAMQRKWAERGLDSILVLPAADDEFTRHPWSSPRADAPIGYFGTVQEGIIDLPAVAAVARAHPVEVVGEVDEASRAVLRDAGAILAAPVPVAELPPIIDRWSAILLPYRVGDRRETLVPAKIWNSLASRRPVLTLGLALPDGIAQHTVPLDDAASVAEAAIAAIERGGDAAPQRVPTWADAWRRIVEFASPIA; encoded by the coding sequence ATGGCCCAGCACGCAGACAGCGGCGAGGGGGCCGCGAGCGCCGAGCAGGCCGGCTCCGCCGCCGCGCGCGAGGCGGCGTCGCACCGCCCCGCTCACGCGGCGGGCTCCGCGCGGCCTCCCGCGGCCCTCGTGATCCTCAGCTCCGTGAAGTGGAACTTCGCCTGGCAGCGCCACCACTCGCTCGCTCGCGCGGCGGCGGCGTCGGGCACGGCGGTCGTGTTCGTCGAGCCGCAGCTCAGAGACGCGCGGCAGGTCGTGGCCCGGCTGCGGCGCGGCAGCGGTGCCGCTCCCCCGACGCAGCAGGTGCCCGAGGGCGTGCGGATCCTGCGCTGGTCGCCGGTCGACCTGCTGCCCGGCGCGACCCTGCGCCGCATCCGTCGGCTGCTGGGCTCCGCTGCGGCCGACGAGACGATGGTGCTGCAGTACGTGCCCTCGCGACGAGGTCTGGCGCTGGCCCGGCGGCTCGGCCGGGGCCGGCACGTCTACGACCGCGTGCTCGACTGGTCGAGGGTGCCCGCGAACTGGTTCCCGCCGCGCGGCTGGCGCCGGGTCGAGAACGCCCTCGAGCGCGAGGCGCGCCTCGTCACCGACTCCGCCGCCATGCAACGGAAGTGGGCCGAGCGAGGCCTCGACTCGATCCTCGTGCTGCCCGCCGCCGACGACGAGTTCACCCGGCACCCCTGGTCGAGCCCGCGCGCCGACGCCCCGATCGGCTACTTCGGCACGGTGCAGGAGGGCATCATCGACCTGCCCGCCGTCGCCGCCGTCGCGCGGGCGCACCCCGTCGAGGTCGTGGGCGAGGTCGACGAGGCCTCGCGGGCCGTGCTGCGCGATGCCGGCGCGATTCTCGCCGCTCCGGTGCCCGTCGCCGAGCTGCCGCCGATCATCGACCGCTGGAGCGCGATCCTGCTCCCCTACCGCGTGGGCGACCGCAGGGAGACCCTCGTGCCGGCGAAGATCTGGAACTCGCTCGCCAGCCGTCGCCCGGTGCTCACCCTCGGGCTGGCGCTCCCCGACGGGATCGCGCAGCACACCGTGCCGCTCGACGACGCGGCATCGGTCGCCGAGGCGGCGATCGCCGCGATCGAACGCGGCGGCGACGCGGCCCCCCAGCGGGTGCCCACCTGGGCCGACGCGTGGCGCCGGATCGTCGAATTCGCCTCGCCGATCGCCTGA